The Primulina huaijiensis isolate GDHJ02 chromosome 17, ASM1229523v2, whole genome shotgun sequence genome window below encodes:
- the LOC140962942 gene encoding spliceosome-associated protein 130 A-like isoform X1: MFYVLALRLGITFLSFNFIFAPSDLFWCFGCNREIKHIHLPFLEVFFLFYRGGSFYQNELLLLEWNIEEQAIHVLYKFAEAGPLAHHIVEVPHVHGYAFLFRDGDVVLMDFRNAHNPSCVYRTSLNFTSFEENKYEHVGIPDTMDEECMCSVAASALLELSDINKYDDPMNIDDYSSVKPGFNYVCSWSWEPGDSYIPRIIFSADSGDIYAMEVLFESDGIRVNLSASLFRDLPSKALLWLEGGFVATIVDMTDGMVLKFEEGLLCHRSPIQNIAPIWDMAFVDYPEEKSDQMFACSGMAPEGSLRIIRSGISVEKSLKTAPIYEGITGTWTLKMEASDPYHSFLVLSFVEETRVLSVGISFSDVTDSVGFQPDVCTLACGLVADGVMVQIHQYGVRLCLPSGAVHRKGITLVSPIWTSWFPDNMSISLGAVGDGIILVATSSPCFLFILGIRASLTRHYEVYEIQCVKLQNEVSCFSIPQKHLEQNKSLLNYGDNHHMAPLTNGNNDYMFVIGTHKPSVEVVSFTCDKGLQIFAIGFISLTNTMGAAIRGCVPQDVRLVFVDRLYVLSGLRNGMLLRFEWPVTSTLSSARSSCQQSAVGSCMMNTQATWKSTSPNHKVLPISISNASGKAKGEFPINLQLISVRRIGITPVFLVSLGDSLDADIIALSDRPWLVHTARQSLSYTSISFQPSTHVSPVCSVECPRGILFVAENSLHLVEMVPSKRLNVQKFHLGGTPRKVLYHNESKLLLVMRTDLDNDSFSSDICYVDPVTGSLFSSFKFEFGETGKCMNLVKVGNEHVLVVGTSLSAGPAIIPSGEAESTKGRLLVLCLERMQYSDCGSATLCSKTGPSSYQNPSFCDIGGCAAEQLSSSSLCSSLEDNSCDGIQLEETEAWKLRLAYSTIWPGMVLAVCPYLDRYFLASAGSSFYVCSFPNDNSQRVRRLAVGRTRFTIVTLTAHFTRIAVGDCRDGILFFLYHEDSRKLDQVYCDPVQRLVGDCMLTDVDTAVVSDRKGSIAVVSCANHLEDDASPEWNLTVSCSYYMGEISTSMRKGSFSYKLPADDPTKDCDAASNVVNLSHNCIMASTLLGSIIIFIPFTMEECALLEEVQSKLVIHPLTAPILGNDHSEYRRRENLVGTPTILDGDILCQFLELTRM; the protein is encoded by the exons ATGTTTTATGTCTTAGCTTTGAGATTGGGAATTACTTTCCTAtcatttaattttatctttGCTCCTAGTGATTTATTTTGGTGCTTTGGCTGTAATCGAGAAATAAAACATATTCATTTACCATTCTTAGAAGTTTTCTTTTTGTTCTACAGGGGGGGGTCTTTTTATCAGAATGAACTTCTTTTGTTGGAATGGAACATTGAGGAACAAGCAATCCACGTATTATATAAGTTTGCTGAAGCTGGACCCTTAGCACATCATATTGTTGAAGTTCCTCATGTTCATGGATATGCCTTCCTGTTTAGGGATGGTGATGTTGTCCTTATGGATTTTAGGAATGCTCATAATCCTTCTTGTGTTTATAGAACAAGTTTGAATTTTACTTCATTTGAGGaaaataaatatgaacatgTTGGAATACCAGATACTATGGATGAAGAATGTATGTGTAGCGTTGCTGCGTCTGCGTTGTTGGAGCTTAGtgacataaataaatatgatgACCCGATGAACATCGATGATTACAGTAGCGTTAAACCTGGTTTCAATTATGTCTGCTCGTGGAGTTGGGAACCTGGTGACTCATATATTCCCAGGATAATTTTTAGTGCAGATTCTGGAGATATATATGCAATGGAAGTTCTTTTTGAGTCTGATGGCATCAGAGTGAATCTATCTGCTTCTCTTTTCAGAGATTTACCATCTAAAGCTCTTTTATGGCTTGAAGGTGGATTTGTGGCAACCATTGTTGACATGACTGACGGAATGGTATTAAAATTTGAAGAGGGGTTATTGTGCCACAGAAGTCCGATTCAGAATATTGCCCCGATCTGGGATATGGCATTTGTTGATTATCCTGAAGAGAAATCCGATCAAATGTTCGCCTGCTCTGGGATGGCTCCTGAAGGATCTTTACGAATCATTCGAAGTGGTATCAGTGTGGAAAAATCGTTAAAAACTGCTCCTATTTATGAGGGTATTACTGGTACTTGGACATTAAAAATGGAAGCATCTGATCCCTATCATTCTTTTCTTGTACTGTCATTTGTTGAAGAAACCAGGGTGCTCTCTGTTGGGATTAGTTTTTCTGATGTAACTGATTCTGTTGGTTTTCAGCCTGATGTCTGTACTTTGGCTTGTGGTCTTGTGGCCGATGGGGTGATGGTCCAGATCCACCAATATGGAGTCAGACTATGTTTGCCTAGTGGAGCTGTACATAGAAAAGGTATTACTCTTGTATCTCCGATTTGGACTTCATGGTTCCCCGATAATATGTCCATAAGTCTTGGAGCTGTTGGAGATGGTATAATCCTTGTAGCAACTTCCAGTCCGTGCTTCTTATTCATCCTTGGTATTAGAGCTTCATTGACACGTCATTACGAAGTATATGAGATTCAGTGCGTGAAATTGCAGAATGAAGTGTCTTGTTTTTCCATACCTCAAAAGCATCTTGAGCAGAATAAATCATTACTAAATTATGGAGATAACCACCATATGGCACCTCTTACAAATGGAAATAATGACTACATGTTTGTTATCGGTACTCATAAGCCTTCAGTAGAAGTTGTATCCTTTACATGCGACAAGGGGCTGCAAATTTTTGCTATAGGGTTTATTTCATTAACGAACACCATGGGAGCTGCTATTAGAGGTTGTGTTCCTCAAGATGTAAGGCTTGTCTTTGTTGATCGTCTGTATGTTCTTTCGGGATTAAGGAATGGGATGCTTCTTAGGTTCGAGTGGCCTGTTACTTCTACACTATCATCAGCTAGGTCTTCTTGTCAGCAGTCTGCTGTTGGTTCTTGTATGATGAATACTCAGGCCACATGGAAGTCTACATCTCCAAATCATAAAGTACTACCAATATCCATTTCCAATGCATCTGGAAAGGCTAAAGGAGAGTTTCCAATTAATCTTCAGCTGATTTCTGTGCGTCGTATTGGTATTACGCCTGTTTTCTTGGTTTCCTTGGGTGATTCCCTTGATGCTGATATAATTGCTCTCAGTGATAGGCCTTGGTTAGTGCATACTGCAAGACAGAGCCTCTCGTATACCTCCATCTCCTTTCAACCTTCCACTCATGTCTCTCCCGTGTGTTCAGTGGAATGCCCTAGAGGAATTTTATTTGTTGCGGAGAACAGTCTTCATCTG GTGGAAATGGTGCCAAGTAAGAGGCTTAATGTTCAGAAATTTCATCTTGGGGGCACGCCTAGAAAAGTGTTATATCACAATGAAAGCAAGTTATTGCTTGTCATGAGGACGGATTTGGATAATGATTCATTTTCATCTGACATCTGCTATGTGGATCCAGTGACGGGCAGTTTATTTTCatctttcaaatttgaatttgggGAGACAGGGAAGTGCATGAATCTTGTGAAAGTTGGAAATGAGCATGTGCTGGTGGTTGGGACGAGCCTATCTGCTGGTCCAGCCATAATACCTAGTGGTGAAGCTGAAAG TACAAAAGGTCGTTTGTTGGTTCTTTGCCTTGAACGTATGCAATATTCTGACTGTGGTTCTGCCACACTATGTTCCAAGACTGGTCCATCGTCGTATCAAAATCCATCTTTCTGCGACATTGGTGGTTGTGCTGCAGAACAGCTTTCAAGCAGTAGTCTCTGCAGCAGCCTGGAAGATAATAGCTGTGATGGAATCCAACTTGAAGAAACTGAAGCATGGAAATTGCGATTAGCTTATTCAACCATTTGGCCTGGGATGGTCCTTGCTGTGTGCCCTTACCTTGATCGGTATTTCTTGGCTTCTGCCGGTAGTTCT TTTTATGTTTGCAGTTTTCCAAACGATAACTCTCAGAGGGTCAGGAGATTGGCTGTTGGAAGAACGCGTTTTACAATCGTGACTTTAACTGCACATTTCACCAGGATTGCTGTTGGGGATTGTCGTGATggtattcttttctttttgtaCCATGAG gattccagaaaactggatcaAGTATACTGTGATCCTGTCCAACGGCTAGTCGGTGACTGCATGCTTACGGATGTAGATACTGCTGTTGTTTCAGATCGCAAGGGGAGTATTGCTGTCGTGTCATGTGCAAATCATTTAGAAG ATGATGCAAGTCCAGAGTGGAACTTGACGGTTAGTTGTTCTTACTATATGGGGGAGATTTCCACGAGTATGAGGAAG GGATCATTTTCGTACAAACTCCCAGCAGATGACCCTACGAAGGACTGTGATGCTGCTAGTAATGTTGTTAATCTGTCACATAACTGTATCATGGCATCTACTCTGTTGGGCAGCATAATAATCTTCATTCCCTTTACAAT GGAGGAATGTGCGTTGCTGGAAGAAGTTCAATCTAAGCTGGTGATTCACCCGCTTACTGCTCCTATTTTAGGAAATGACCACAGTGAGTATCGAAGACGTGAAAATCTG GTTGGGACACCTACGATCCTTGATGGTGACATTCTGTGTCAGTTCCTGGAGCTAACAAGGATGTAA
- the LOC140962942 gene encoding spliceosome-associated protein 130 A-like isoform X2, translating to MAVSEYESSSSSSSARQNAHRNSRSASCNNASDCYLAKTVLRGSVVLQAVRGHFRSPASYDVVFGKETSIELAIIDEDGVMQSITEQPVFGTIKDIAVLPWNERFQAQSSKLLGKDILLVISDSGKLSFLSFCNEMHRFFPFTHLQLSAPGNSRHEVGRMLTVDSSGCFVAAGAYEDQLVIFSLSFSSNGQIIDKRISCPPEKDELLQTDRGSTNISGTIWSMCFISKENSQPGKEYKPVLAILLNRNVWGSFYQNELLLLEWNIEEQAIHVLYKFAEAGPLAHHIVEVPHVHGYAFLFRDGDVVLMDFRNAHNPSCVYRTSLNFTSFEENKYEHVGIPDTMDEECMCSVAASALLELSDINKYDDPMNIDDYSSVKPGFNYVCSWSWEPGDSYIPRIIFSADSGDIYAMEVLFESDGIRVNLSASLFRDLPSKALLWLEGGFVATIVDMTDGMVLKFEEGLLCHRSPIQNIAPIWDMAFVDYPEEKSDQMFACSGMAPEGSLRIIRSGISVEKSLKTAPIYEGITGTWTLKMEASDPYHSFLVLSFVEETRVLSVGISFSDVTDSVGFQPDVCTLACGLVADGVMVQIHQYGVRLCLPSGAVHRKGITLVSPIWTSWFPDNMSISLGAVGDGIILVATSSPCFLFILGIRASLTRHYEVYEIQCVKLQNEVSCFSIPQKHLEQNKSLLNYGDNHHMAPLTNGNNDYMFVIGTHKPSVEVVSFTCDKGLQIFAIGFISLTNTMGAAIRGCVPQDVRLVFVDRLYVLSGLRNGMLLRFEWPVTSTLSSARSSCQQSAVGSCMMNTQATWKSTSPNHKVLPISISNASGKAKGEFPINLQLISVRRIGITPVFLVSLGDSLDADIIALSDRPWLVHTARQSLSYTSISFQPSTHVSPVCSVECPRGILFVAENSLHLVEMVPSKRLNVQKFHLGGTPRKVLYHNESKLLLVMRTDLDNDSFSSDICYVDPVTGSLFSSFKFEFGETGKCMNLVKVGNEHVLVVGTSLSAGPAIIPSGEAESTKGRLLVLCLERMQYSDCGSATLCSKTGPSSYQNPSFCDIGGCAAEQLSSSSLCSSLEDNSCDGIQLEETEAWKLRLAYSTIWPGMVLAVCPYLDRYFLASAGSSFYVCSFPNDNSQRVRRLAVGRTRFTIVTLTAHFTRIAVGDCRDGILFFLYHEDSRKLDQVYCDPVQRLVGDCMLTDVDTAVVSDRKGSIAVVSCANHLEDDASPEWNLTVSCSYYMGEISTSMRKGSFSYKLPADDPTKDCDAASNVVNLSHNCIMASTLLGSIIIFIPFTMEECALLEEVQSKLVIHPLTAPILGNDHSEYRRRENLVGTPTILDGDILCQFLELTRMQQEAVLALPLASPSTVMSSLRTSMPVMINQVVRLLERVHYALN from the exons ATGGCGGTTTCGGAATATGAATCTTCCTCTTCATCGTCATCAGCAAGGCAAAACGCCCACCGTAACTCGCGATCGGCCTCCTGCAACAACGCCAGCGATTGTTATTTGGCTAAGACAGTACTCAGAGGCAGCGTCGTTCTTCAAGCTGTACGTGGTCACTTCCGCTCCCCCGCCTCCTACGACGTCGTCTTCGGCAAG GAGACATCAATAGAACTTGCGATAATCGATGAAGATGGCGTTATGCAATCTATCACCGAACAACCTGTGTTTGGTACGATAAAAGATATTGCAGTTCTTCCTTGGAATGAGAGATTTCAAGCACAGAGTTCCAAG TTACTAGGGAAGGATATATTGCTTGTCATTTCTGATTCAGGGAAGCTGTCGTTTCTTTCCTTTTGCAATGAAATGCACAG GTTTTTCCCATTCACTCATTTACAACTTTCTGCTCCTGGAAACTCGAGACATGAAGTTGGAAGGATGTTGACTGTTGATTCCAG CGGTTGCTTTGTTGCTGCCGGTGCGTATGAGGACCAGTTGGTTATTTTCTCGCTTTCATTTTCCTCCAATGGTCAAATCATTGATAAG AGAATCTCTTGTCCTCCTGAAAAAGATGAACTTCTGCAAACTGATAGAGGATCTACTAATATCTCTGGAACTATATGGAGCATGTGCTTCATCTCAAAAGAAAACTCTCAGCCCGGGAAGGAATATAAGCCAGTTTTGGCCATTCTTTTAAATAGGAATGTTT GGGGGTCTTTTTATCAGAATGAACTTCTTTTGTTGGAATGGAACATTGAGGAACAAGCAATCCACGTATTATATAAGTTTGCTGAAGCTGGACCCTTAGCACATCATATTGTTGAAGTTCCTCATGTTCATGGATATGCCTTCCTGTTTAGGGATGGTGATGTTGTCCTTATGGATTTTAGGAATGCTCATAATCCTTCTTGTGTTTATAGAACAAGTTTGAATTTTACTTCATTTGAGGaaaataaatatgaacatgTTGGAATACCAGATACTATGGATGAAGAATGTATGTGTAGCGTTGCTGCGTCTGCGTTGTTGGAGCTTAGtgacataaataaatatgatgACCCGATGAACATCGATGATTACAGTAGCGTTAAACCTGGTTTCAATTATGTCTGCTCGTGGAGTTGGGAACCTGGTGACTCATATATTCCCAGGATAATTTTTAGTGCAGATTCTGGAGATATATATGCAATGGAAGTTCTTTTTGAGTCTGATGGCATCAGAGTGAATCTATCTGCTTCTCTTTTCAGAGATTTACCATCTAAAGCTCTTTTATGGCTTGAAGGTGGATTTGTGGCAACCATTGTTGACATGACTGACGGAATGGTATTAAAATTTGAAGAGGGGTTATTGTGCCACAGAAGTCCGATTCAGAATATTGCCCCGATCTGGGATATGGCATTTGTTGATTATCCTGAAGAGAAATCCGATCAAATGTTCGCCTGCTCTGGGATGGCTCCTGAAGGATCTTTACGAATCATTCGAAGTGGTATCAGTGTGGAAAAATCGTTAAAAACTGCTCCTATTTATGAGGGTATTACTGGTACTTGGACATTAAAAATGGAAGCATCTGATCCCTATCATTCTTTTCTTGTACTGTCATTTGTTGAAGAAACCAGGGTGCTCTCTGTTGGGATTAGTTTTTCTGATGTAACTGATTCTGTTGGTTTTCAGCCTGATGTCTGTACTTTGGCTTGTGGTCTTGTGGCCGATGGGGTGATGGTCCAGATCCACCAATATGGAGTCAGACTATGTTTGCCTAGTGGAGCTGTACATAGAAAAGGTATTACTCTTGTATCTCCGATTTGGACTTCATGGTTCCCCGATAATATGTCCATAAGTCTTGGAGCTGTTGGAGATGGTATAATCCTTGTAGCAACTTCCAGTCCGTGCTTCTTATTCATCCTTGGTATTAGAGCTTCATTGACACGTCATTACGAAGTATATGAGATTCAGTGCGTGAAATTGCAGAATGAAGTGTCTTGTTTTTCCATACCTCAAAAGCATCTTGAGCAGAATAAATCATTACTAAATTATGGAGATAACCACCATATGGCACCTCTTACAAATGGAAATAATGACTACATGTTTGTTATCGGTACTCATAAGCCTTCAGTAGAAGTTGTATCCTTTACATGCGACAAGGGGCTGCAAATTTTTGCTATAGGGTTTATTTCATTAACGAACACCATGGGAGCTGCTATTAGAGGTTGTGTTCCTCAAGATGTAAGGCTTGTCTTTGTTGATCGTCTGTATGTTCTTTCGGGATTAAGGAATGGGATGCTTCTTAGGTTCGAGTGGCCTGTTACTTCTACACTATCATCAGCTAGGTCTTCTTGTCAGCAGTCTGCTGTTGGTTCTTGTATGATGAATACTCAGGCCACATGGAAGTCTACATCTCCAAATCATAAAGTACTACCAATATCCATTTCCAATGCATCTGGAAAGGCTAAAGGAGAGTTTCCAATTAATCTTCAGCTGATTTCTGTGCGTCGTATTGGTATTACGCCTGTTTTCTTGGTTTCCTTGGGTGATTCCCTTGATGCTGATATAATTGCTCTCAGTGATAGGCCTTGGTTAGTGCATACTGCAAGACAGAGCCTCTCGTATACCTCCATCTCCTTTCAACCTTCCACTCATGTCTCTCCCGTGTGTTCAGTGGAATGCCCTAGAGGAATTTTATTTGTTGCGGAGAACAGTCTTCATCTG GTGGAAATGGTGCCAAGTAAGAGGCTTAATGTTCAGAAATTTCATCTTGGGGGCACGCCTAGAAAAGTGTTATATCACAATGAAAGCAAGTTATTGCTTGTCATGAGGACGGATTTGGATAATGATTCATTTTCATCTGACATCTGCTATGTGGATCCAGTGACGGGCAGTTTATTTTCatctttcaaatttgaatttgggGAGACAGGGAAGTGCATGAATCTTGTGAAAGTTGGAAATGAGCATGTGCTGGTGGTTGGGACGAGCCTATCTGCTGGTCCAGCCATAATACCTAGTGGTGAAGCTGAAAG TACAAAAGGTCGTTTGTTGGTTCTTTGCCTTGAACGTATGCAATATTCTGACTGTGGTTCTGCCACACTATGTTCCAAGACTGGTCCATCGTCGTATCAAAATCCATCTTTCTGCGACATTGGTGGTTGTGCTGCAGAACAGCTTTCAAGCAGTAGTCTCTGCAGCAGCCTGGAAGATAATAGCTGTGATGGAATCCAACTTGAAGAAACTGAAGCATGGAAATTGCGATTAGCTTATTCAACCATTTGGCCTGGGATGGTCCTTGCTGTGTGCCCTTACCTTGATCGGTATTTCTTGGCTTCTGCCGGTAGTTCT TTTTATGTTTGCAGTTTTCCAAACGATAACTCTCAGAGGGTCAGGAGATTGGCTGTTGGAAGAACGCGTTTTACAATCGTGACTTTAACTGCACATTTCACCAGGATTGCTGTTGGGGATTGTCGTGATggtattcttttctttttgtaCCATGAG gattccagaaaactggatcaAGTATACTGTGATCCTGTCCAACGGCTAGTCGGTGACTGCATGCTTACGGATGTAGATACTGCTGTTGTTTCAGATCGCAAGGGGAGTATTGCTGTCGTGTCATGTGCAAATCATTTAGAAG ATGATGCAAGTCCAGAGTGGAACTTGACGGTTAGTTGTTCTTACTATATGGGGGAGATTTCCACGAGTATGAGGAAG GGATCATTTTCGTACAAACTCCCAGCAGATGACCCTACGAAGGACTGTGATGCTGCTAGTAATGTTGTTAATCTGTCACATAACTGTATCATGGCATCTACTCTGTTGGGCAGCATAATAATCTTCATTCCCTTTACAAT GGAGGAATGTGCGTTGCTGGAAGAAGTTCAATCTAAGCTGGTGATTCACCCGCTTACTGCTCCTATTTTAGGAAATGACCACAGTGAGTATCGAAGACGTGAAAATCTG GTTGGGACACCTACGATCCTTGATGGTGACATTCTGTGTCAGTTCCTGGAGCTAACAAGGATGCAACAAGAAGCTGTGTTGGCCTTGCCTCTTGCGTCACCAAGTACTGTAATGTCAAGTTTGAGAACGTCTATGCCAGTTATGATCAATCAAGTTGTCAGATTACTTGAACGAGTACATTATGCATTGAACTAA